From one Pseudactinotalea sp. HY158 genomic stretch:
- a CDS encoding ABC transporter permease yields the protein MSDTPSPPEPSSPAEPVSPSEPVSPSEPAEANRLHTEPKLNLLQEMLRSSWLVTLLAIVAALVISGLLIAAADEQTRQASSYFFSRPYDMLWYAWDAIRSSYVALFRGAVFDFEADSFVRMIRPLTETMVWSTPLIFAGLGLAVGFRSGMFNIGAQGQVLMGAAGSAYVGFTFSAPGPTLLVLAVLAAIVIGGIWGGIAGFLKARTGANEVIVTIMLNWIAVWLVSYLLTTSVLRPIGNRPISPAVHDNAMFPNLLPEPFRISLAFPLALLAAFGVWWLMERSTLGFKFRAVGANMDAARTAGIKVPSVFVWVMVVGGLLAGLGGSSIVLGTEGTMQASTAGSVGFDAITVALLGRSKPLGTVGAALLFGALRAGSPFMKTVADTPTDIVLVIQAVIVLFIAAPPLVRRMFFLPHSGLKRKEALA from the coding sequence GTGAGCGACACCCCGAGCCCACCCGAGCCGTCCTCCCCGGCGGAACCGGTCTCCCCGTCGGAACCGGTCTCCCCGTCGGAACCGGCCGAGGCGAATCGGCTCCACACCGAGCCGAAGCTCAACCTGCTGCAGGAGATGCTCCGCTCGAGCTGGCTCGTGACCCTGCTCGCGATCGTCGCCGCGCTCGTCATCTCCGGTCTGCTCATCGCCGCGGCCGACGAGCAGACCCGGCAGGCGTCGTCCTACTTCTTCTCCCGCCCCTACGACATGCTCTGGTACGCGTGGGACGCGATCCGCTCCTCCTACGTGGCGCTGTTCCGCGGCGCCGTGTTCGACTTCGAGGCCGACTCCTTCGTGCGGATGATCCGCCCGCTGACCGAGACGATGGTGTGGTCGACCCCGCTCATCTTCGCCGGTCTCGGCCTGGCCGTCGGGTTCCGGTCGGGCATGTTCAACATCGGTGCCCAGGGGCAGGTGCTCATGGGCGCGGCCGGCTCCGCCTACGTCGGCTTCACGTTCTCGGCGCCCGGCCCGACGCTGCTCGTGCTCGCCGTGCTCGCCGCGATCGTGATCGGCGGCATCTGGGGCGGCATCGCCGGTTTCCTCAAGGCCCGCACCGGGGCGAACGAGGTGATCGTGACGATCATGCTCAACTGGATCGCGGTGTGGCTCGTCTCCTACCTGCTCACCACCTCGGTGCTGCGGCCCATCGGCAACCGGCCGATCAGCCCAGCCGTGCACGACAATGCGATGTTCCCGAACCTGCTGCCCGAGCCATTCCGTATCAGTCTCGCCTTCCCGCTGGCCCTGCTCGCGGCGTTCGGGGTGTGGTGGCTCATGGAGCGGTCCACGCTCGGCTTCAAGTTCCGTGCCGTCGGGGCGAACATGGACGCCGCCCGCACGGCCGGCATCAAGGTTCCGTCGGTCTTCGTGTGGGTCATGGTGGTCGGCGGCCTCCTCGCCGGGCTCGGTGGGTCGAGCATCGTGCTCGGCACGGAGGGGACGATGCAGGCGAGCACCGCGGGGTCCGTCGGGTTCGACGCCATCACGGTGGCGCTGCTCGGTCGCTCGAAACCGCTGGGCACGGTCGGGGCGGCGCTCCTGTTCGGGGCGCTGCGGGCGGGCTCCCCGTTCATGAAGACGGTCGCCGACACCCCCACCGACATCGTGCTCGTGATCCAGGCGGTCATCGTGCTGTTCATCGCGGCGCCCCCGCTGGTGCGCCGGATGTTCTTCCTTCCCCACAGCGGCCTCAAGCGGAAGGAGGCGCTCGCATGA
- a CDS encoding ABC transporter ATP-binding protein, whose amino-acid sequence MKLELRGLTKRFGSLVANDHIDVTFEAGSIHALLGENGAGKSTLMNTIYGLYQPDDGQMFIDDRPVRFDGPGEAMAAGIGMVHQHFMLVPVFTVAENLVLGHEPTGTGGIIDLKYARKLVRDISARFGFEVDPDAYIEDLPVGVQQRVEIIKALSRDARILILDEPTAVLTPQETDELIGIMRQLRDEGTAIVFITHKLREVRAVADEITVIRRGRVVGTATPDAAENELASLMVGRAVNLGVEKAEARTNDRLFAVADLRVHDSNGTPVVDDVSFEVAGGEILAVAGVQGNGQTELVETILGLRPALAGSARLNGRELLGLEVQEVLDSGVGFVPEDRSTDGLISSFSIAENMILDRHNRPPFAKGLAMYPKVIADHAEKYRAEFDVRTQSIQDPISALSGGNQQKVVLAREMSRDLDLLIASQPTRGLDVGSIEFVHGRIVAERDRGTPVLIVSTELDEVAALADRIAVMNKGRVVGIVPAGTSRDVLGLMMAGIPPEAAEAEAEQHPTTLHESGPELLDPENPQGKEKK is encoded by the coding sequence GTGAAACTTGAGTTGCGGGGTCTGACCAAGCGATTCGGCTCGCTCGTCGCCAACGATCACATCGACGTGACGTTCGAGGCGGGATCGATCCACGCGCTGCTCGGCGAGAACGGCGCCGGCAAGAGCACCCTGATGAACACCATCTACGGCCTCTACCAGCCGGACGACGGGCAGATGTTCATCGACGACCGGCCCGTCCGGTTCGACGGCCCCGGTGAGGCGATGGCGGCCGGGATCGGGATGGTGCACCAGCACTTCATGCTCGTGCCGGTGTTCACCGTGGCGGAGAACCTCGTGCTCGGCCACGAGCCCACCGGCACCGGCGGGATCATCGACCTCAAGTACGCGCGCAAGCTCGTGCGGGACATCTCCGCCCGGTTCGGCTTCGAGGTCGACCCGGACGCCTACATCGAGGACCTGCCGGTCGGGGTGCAGCAGCGCGTCGAGATCATCAAGGCGCTCTCCCGGGACGCGAGGATCCTCATCCTCGACGAGCCGACCGCGGTGCTCACCCCGCAGGAGACCGACGAACTCATCGGGATCATGCGCCAGCTGCGCGACGAGGGCACGGCGATCGTCTTCATCACCCACAAGCTGCGCGAGGTCCGCGCCGTCGCCGACGAGATCACCGTGATCCGCCGCGGCCGGGTCGTGGGCACCGCCACCCCCGATGCCGCCGAGAACGAACTCGCCTCCCTCATGGTCGGCCGGGCCGTCAACCTCGGTGTCGAGAAGGCGGAGGCGCGCACGAACGACCGGCTCTTCGCGGTCGCCGACCTCAGAGTGCACGACTCCAACGGCACCCCGGTCGTCGACGACGTGAGCTTCGAGGTGGCCGGCGGGGAGATCCTCGCGGTCGCCGGTGTCCAGGGGAACGGTCAGACCGAGCTGGTCGAGACCATCCTCGGGCTGCGGCCGGCGCTGGCGGGCTCCGCCCGCCTCAACGGCCGGGAGCTGCTCGGGCTCGAGGTGCAGGAGGTGCTGGACTCCGGGGTCGGCTTCGTGCCCGAGGACCGCTCGACCGACGGGCTCATCTCCTCGTTCTCGATCGCCGAGAACATGATCCTCGACCGCCACAACCGGCCACCGTTCGCGAAGGGCCTGGCCATGTATCCGAAGGTCATCGCGGACCACGCCGAGAAGTACCGCGCCGAGTTCGACGTGCGCACGCAGTCGATCCAGGATCCGATCTCCGCCCTCTCGGGCGGGAACCAGCAGAAGGTCGTGCTCGCCCGGGAGATGTCCCGCGACCTCGACCTGCTCATCGCCTCGCAGCCGACCCGCGGGCTCGACGTGGGCTCGATCGAGTTCGTGCACGGCCGGATCGTGGCCGAACGCGACCGGGGCACCCCCGTGCTCATCGTCTCCACGGAACTCGACGAGGTGGCGGCGCTGGCCGACCGGATCGCCGTGATGAACAAGGGCCGGGTCGTCGGGATCGTCCCGGCCGGCACGAGCCGCGACGTCCTGGGACTCATGATGGCGGGCATCCCGCCCGAGGCCGCGGAGGCCGAGGCGGAGCAGCACCCCACGACCCTGCACGAGAGCGGGCCCGAACTGCTCGACCCGGAGAACCCGCAAGGGAAGGAGAAGAAGTGA
- a CDS encoding BMP family protein, producing the protein MKKSIFAAVSATAAVLALAACGAPPGEGGDGDTGGSGETTSAGVDHSDFVACMVSDEGGFDDASFNESGYEGLTRAESELGVTIHSAESTSPSDYGPNVDSQVQAGCNLIIGIGFNLEDAIQEAAEANPDIEFALVDSVFTDEDFNVVEIDNAKPLVFNTQEAAFLAGYLAGGMTETGTVATYGGMPLPSVTIFMDGFSDGVKKYNEAHDTDVKVLGWDKEAQNGSMTGDFSNVENGYTTTQQFINQGADIILPVAGPVGSGSLKAAAEHDGVSVIWVDSDGYLQPSNDANKDLILTSVVKLIGNAVFDTIKASAEDDFSNAPYVGTLENGGVGIAPYHAFEDKVPDDLKSEIDDLRSQIISGDLVVESVSATPVG; encoded by the coding sequence GTGAAGAAGTCTATTTTCGCCGCCGTGTCGGCGACAGCTGCCGTTCTCGCCCTGGCCGCCTGTGGGGCGCCCCCCGGGGAGGGAGGCGACGGCGACACCGGAGGCTCGGGCGAGACCACGAGCGCGGGTGTCGACCACTCCGACTTCGTGGCGTGCATGGTCTCGGACGAGGGCGGCTTCGACGACGCCTCCTTCAACGAGTCCGGCTACGAGGGCCTCACTCGGGCCGAGTCCGAGCTCGGCGTCACGATCCACTCGGCCGAATCGACCAGCCCGAGCGACTACGGCCCGAACGTCGACTCCCAGGTGCAGGCCGGCTGCAACCTGATCATCGGGATCGGCTTCAACCTCGAGGACGCGATCCAGGAGGCCGCCGAGGCCAACCCCGACATCGAGTTCGCGCTGGTCGACTCGGTCTTCACCGACGAGGACTTCAACGTCGTCGAGATCGACAACGCCAAGCCGCTCGTGTTCAACACCCAGGAGGCCGCGTTCCTCGCCGGCTACCTCGCCGGCGGGATGACCGAGACGGGCACCGTGGCGACCTACGGCGGCATGCCGCTGCCCTCGGTGACGATCTTCATGGACGGGTTCTCCGACGGCGTCAAGAAGTACAACGAGGCCCACGACACCGACGTCAAGGTGCTCGGCTGGGACAAGGAGGCGCAGAACGGCTCCATGACCGGTGACTTCTCGAACGTCGAGAACGGGTACACGACCACCCAGCAGTTCATCAACCAGGGCGCCGACATCATCCTGCCGGTCGCGGGCCCGGTCGGGTCCGGATCGCTCAAGGCCGCGGCCGAGCACGACGGCGTCTCGGTCATCTGGGTCGACTCCGACGGCTACCTGCAGCCCTCGAACGACGCGAACAAGGACCTGATCCTCACCTCGGTGGTCAAGCTCATCGGCAACGCCGTGTTCGACACGATCAAGGCCTCCGCCGAGGACGACTTCAGCAACGCGCCGTACGTCGGCACCCTCGAGAACGGCGGCGTCGGGATCGCCCCGTACCACGCGTTCGAGGACAAGGTGCCGGACGATCTCAAGTCCGAGATCGACGACCTGCGCAGCCAGATCATCTCCGGCGACCTCGTCGTCGAGTCGGTGTCGGCGACGCCGGTCGGATGA
- a CDS encoding amidohydrolase, translating into MSETPRPPRTSGSNALAERIIRCSDGLQDELIAFRRDMHSHPELARGEKRATEAVARRLRAAGLRVALLPGTGLYCDIDASTTSTTGSTGSTGSAAGAGGRVVLRADLDALPLLETSGLEFAATNGYAHACGHDIHTASALGAGLILAELAAAGELARDVRLVFQPAEEVQPGGALDVIEVGALDGVSEVYALHCDPRVDVGAVATRVGPITSTSDTVTVTLTSRGGHTSRPHRTGDLVYALGQIITAAPAVLARRIDPRFGVNLTWGSVHAGTAANAIPARGTVTGTLRCLDSRAWDEADDLLMSIIPQLVAAIGVHAEVDLVRGVPAVVNTAREVDVLEASVRTLVGEDATDLTDQSLGGEDFGWYLRHRPGAMGRLGTRSAGGRTYDLHQGDAIFDEGAIGVGARVLAGVAALPRAGRTRYPEPVRDS; encoded by the coding sequence ATGAGCGAGACACCCCGGCCCCCGCGCACGAGCGGATCGAATGCCCTCGCCGAGCGGATCATCCGCTGCAGCGACGGACTCCAGGACGAGCTCATCGCGTTCCGGCGCGACATGCACAGCCATCCCGAACTCGCCCGCGGCGAGAAGCGGGCGACCGAGGCGGTGGCGCGCCGGCTGCGAGCGGCCGGACTCCGCGTCGCGCTGCTGCCGGGCACCGGACTGTACTGCGACATCGATGCCAGCACGACCAGCACGACCGGCTCGACCGGCTCGACCGGTTCGGCTGCCGGCGCGGGCGGCCGGGTCGTGCTGCGGGCGGATCTCGACGCGCTGCCGCTGCTGGAGACCTCCGGGCTCGAGTTCGCGGCCACGAACGGGTACGCCCACGCGTGCGGGCACGACATCCACACGGCCTCGGCCCTCGGCGCGGGGCTCATCCTGGCCGAGCTCGCCGCGGCCGGTGAGCTCGCGCGCGACGTGCGCCTCGTGTTCCAGCCCGCCGAGGAGGTCCAGCCCGGCGGCGCCCTCGACGTCATCGAGGTCGGTGCGCTCGACGGCGTGAGCGAGGTGTACGCGCTGCACTGCGACCCGCGGGTCGACGTGGGCGCCGTGGCCACCCGGGTGGGGCCGATCACCTCGACCTCCGACACCGTGACCGTCACGCTCACCTCGCGCGGCGGGCACACGTCCCGGCCGCACCGCACGGGCGACCTCGTGTACGCGCTCGGTCAGATCATCACCGCCGCCCCCGCGGTGCTCGCCCGCCGGATCGATCCGCGCTTCGGGGTCAACCTCACGTGGGGCAGCGTGCACGCGGGCACGGCCGCGAACGCGATCCCCGCCCGCGGAACGGTGACCGGGACCCTGCGATGCCTCGACTCCCGGGCCTGGGACGAGGCGGACGACCTGCTCATGTCGATCATCCCGCAGCTCGTGGCCGCCATCGGCGTCCACGCCGAGGTCGACCTCGTGCGCGGGGTGCCGGCCGTCGTCAACACGGCCCGCGAGGTGGACGTGCTCGAGGCCTCCGTGCGCACGCTCGTCGGCGAGGACGCGACCGACCTGACCGATCAGTCCCTCGGCGGGGAGGACTTCGGCTGGTATCTGCGACACCGGCCCGGGGCGATGGGCCGCCTGGGCACCCGCAGCGCGGGCGGTCGCACCTACGACCTGCACCAGGGGGACGCGATCTTCGACGAGGGCGCGATCGGCGTCGGCGCGCGGGTGCTCGCCGGCGTGGCCGCGCTGCCGCGGGCCGGCCGGACCCGCTATCCGGAGCCGGTCCGGGACAGCTGA
- a CDS encoding sugar phosphate nucleotidyltransferase: protein MAAIALAAEVLRRRHPDEDLVVGSFAADHLIADEPAFTSAVTRAVAAARHDYLVAIGIAPDEPSTAFGYIRVGAGGPVAGVEPVEDFVEKPSPGVAAGYLAAGGYLWNAGMYLCRAERLRELLRRYQPALAAGIEEIAAAWDGPERAEVLERVWPGLPAIAIDHALSEPLSRDGGVAVVPADLGWSDIGDWDAIATALPEPSPVQAPPSGGRGAVRVLGPAGSADRVRAYGAEGSVVVPGEATVVVLGIPGAVVVNTGDAILVTTRDRAQHLKQVVDDLPREGPLR, encoded by the coding sequence ATGGCCGCGATCGCGCTCGCCGCCGAGGTGCTCCGGCGCCGTCATCCGGACGAGGACCTCGTGGTCGGATCCTTCGCCGCGGACCATCTCATCGCGGACGAGCCGGCGTTCACGAGCGCCGTGACCCGCGCGGTCGCCGCGGCCCGGCACGACTACCTCGTCGCGATCGGGATCGCTCCCGATGAGCCCTCGACCGCGTTCGGGTACATCCGCGTCGGCGCGGGGGGCCCGGTGGCCGGCGTCGAGCCGGTCGAGGACTTCGTGGAGAAGCCCTCGCCGGGGGTCGCCGCGGGCTATCTGGCGGCGGGCGGGTACCTGTGGAACGCCGGCATGTACCTGTGCCGGGCGGAGCGGCTGCGCGAGCTCCTCCGCCGCTACCAGCCCGCGCTCGCCGCCGGGATCGAGGAGATCGCCGCGGCCTGGGACGGGCCCGAGCGCGCCGAGGTACTCGAACGCGTGTGGCCCGGGCTCCCGGCCATCGCCATCGACCACGCCCTGAGCGAGCCGCTCTCCCGCGACGGCGGGGTCGCCGTCGTCCCCGCCGACCTCGGGTGGAGCGACATCGGCGACTGGGACGCGATCGCCACGGCGTTGCCCGAGCCCTCGCCCGTGCAGGCGCCGCCGAGCGGCGGGCGGGGCGCCGTCCGGGTGTTGGGCCCGGCGGGATCCGCGGACCGGGTCCGTGCCTACGGCGCGGAGGGAAGCGTGGTGGTCCCCGGTGAGGCGACGGTCGTCGTCCTCGGGATTCCGGGCGCCGTCGTGGTCAACACCGGGGACGCGATCCTCGTGACCACCCGCGACCGGGCACAGCACCTCAAGCAGGTCGTGGACGACCTGCCGCGGGAAGGACCACTGCGGTGA
- the sdhC gene encoding succinate dehydrogenase, cytochrome b556 subunit, whose product MSAPPAAPSAPKKSKRTLGTLYRGHEGMWSWVAHRVTGMLIFLFLLVHVLDTALVRVDPELYNAVIGHYKTPIMGLGEAGLVAAILFHAFNGIRIILVDYWDKGAKYQKVLFWIVIALFVVFMAAFLPRHLSNVFGG is encoded by the coding sequence GTGTCTGCACCGCCCGCAGCACCTTCCGCGCCTAAGAAGTCCAAGCGCACCCTGGGAACGTTGTATCGCGGCCATGAGGGCATGTGGTCCTGGGTCGCCCACCGGGTCACGGGAATGCTCATCTTCCTGTTCCTGCTCGTGCACGTGCTCGACACGGCGCTCGTGCGGGTCGACCCGGAGCTCTACAACGCGGTCATCGGCCACTACAAGACCCCGATCATGGGTCTGGGCGAGGCCGGCCTGGTCGCGGCGATCCTCTTCCACGCATTCAATGGGATCCGCATCATCCTGGTCGACTACTGGGACAAGGGCGCCAAGTATCAGAAGGTGCTGTTCTGGATCGTCATCGCACTCTTCGTGGTGTTCATGGCGGCGTTCCTGCCGCGGCACCTGTCGAACGTATTCGGGGGCTGA
- a CDS encoding succinate dehydrogenase hydrophobic membrane anchor subunit: MTTASKVALPNDPYPRRKITRGNFELYGWAFMRISGVVLVVLIFGHLFVNLMVGEGVHALDFAFVAGKWSSLGWQIWDLTMLWLAMLHGTNGVRTIINDYAERNGTRGVLKLITYAAAVVTIVLGTLVIFTFDPCPAGAPLDVLPSICS; encoded by the coding sequence ATGACGACCGCGAGCAAGGTCGCGCTGCCCAACGACCCCTATCCGCGGCGCAAGATCACCCGCGGAAACTTCGAGCTGTACGGCTGGGCCTTCATGCGCATCTCCGGCGTCGTGCTGGTGGTGCTCATCTTCGGTCACCTGTTCGTCAACCTCATGGTCGGCGAGGGGGTGCACGCCCTCGACTTCGCCTTCGTCGCCGGCAAGTGGTCGAGCCTGGGGTGGCAGATCTGGGACCTGACCATGCTCTGGCTGGCGATGCTGCACGGCACGAACGGCGTGCGCACGATCATCAACGACTACGCGGAGCGCAACGGCACCCGCGGGGTGCTCAAGCTCATCACCTACGCGGCCGCCGTCGTCACGATCGTGCTCGGCACCCTGGTGATCTTCACCTTCGACCCCTGCCCGGCCGGCGCGCCGCTCGATGTACTGCCGTCGATCTGCAGCTGA